From Apis cerana isolate GH-2021 linkage group LG10, AcerK_1.0, whole genome shotgun sequence, one genomic window encodes:
- the LOC108001164 gene encoding zinc transporter Slc39a7 gives MTEDNQQKNNTNKWILRIALGTFLLLIILNLPSLCQAHEHEKSPSFKYTKEANEAYLQNQYSIHHKEIIHKHKHENDNYDHQYKSVLSDRTYNKVILKATASTLIISAAPFFILFFVPLDNTKECEPLLKVLLSFASGGLLGDAFLHLIPHALIPHMYESSEEVHSYKNSHNKDEESNHGHDMSVGLCVLLGIIMFLIVEKAVRIIKSDHSHLHAHKISITENLSKENKDDNKLQKDIDKFDVISKEKETKNIQNEIKIAGYLNLVADFLHNFTDGLAIGASYLAGKNIGYITTFTILLHEVPHEIGDFAILIQSGYSKQKAMLLQLSTAIGALLGTYVSLLAEGMGDLATMWILPFTAGGFIYIATVSVIPELLTDTNFRQSVKEIIALLLGVYMMVLIAEYE, from the exons ATGACAGAGGATAaccaacaaaaaaataatacaaataaatggaTTTTACGAATTGCACTTGGCACATTTTTAttgctaataattttaaatttaccaaGTCTTTGTCAAGCTCATGAACATGAAAAGTCaccaagttttaaatataccaAGGAAGCCAATGAAGCATATTTACAGAATCAATATTCTATACatcataaagaaattatacataaacataaacatgaaaatgataattatgacCATCAATATAAATCAGTTTTGTCTGACAGAACTTACAACAAAGTGATTCTTAAAGCTACTGCATctactttaattatatcagcagctcccttttttattttattctttgtacCTTTAGATAATACTAAAGAATGTGAACCATTGCTTAAGGTATTATTAAGTTTTGCATCTGGTGGTTTATTGGGAGAtgcatttttacatttaattcctCATGCTTTAATTCCTCATATGTATGAATCTTCTGAAGAAGtacattcatataaaaattctcataaTAAAGATGAAGAATCAAATCATGGACATGATATGTCTGTTGGCTTATGTGTATTATTAGGTATTATCATGtttttaattgttgaaaaagcagtgagaattattaaaagtgaTCATAGTCATTTACATGCACATAAGATAAGTATTACAGAAAATCTAtcaaaagaaaacaaagatgataataaattacagaAAGATATTGATAAGTTTGATGttatttctaaagaaaaagaaacaaaaaatatacaaaatgaaattaaaattgctggttatttaaatttagttgcagattttttacataattttacagATGGTCTTGCTATTGGAGCTAGCTATTTAGctggaaaaaatattggttATATTActacatttacaattttattacatgaaGTACCTCATGAAATAGGAGACTTtgctattttaatacaaagtggTTATAGTAAACAAAaa GCTATGTTGCTTCAACTTAGTACTGCTATAGGTGCTTTATTGGGAACTTATGTATCATTACTAGCAGAAGGCATgg gTGATCTTGCAACTATGTGGATTCTTCCATTTACAGCTGgtggatttatttatatagctaCAGTTTCTGTAATACCAGAACTTTTAACAGATACTAATTTTAGACAATctgtaaaagaaattattgcacTTCTCTTAGGTGTATATATGATGGTACTTATAGCAGAGtatgaatag
- the LOC108001161 gene encoding kinesin-like protein KIF14 isoform X2, translated as MSHNTLKSMKHGFYNAIFSSSPINFDKENINYLNEKEETCSDTLDTPQKRSQDHNENKCSKFEKHKVLLDNDIENSKITSTPCTINLIRSKSTNILKKKQTLFSENETSDSKCKISTKACTTSLNEKILTTMHSYTPKQYKIHTAISNSKINTLSSNKTPIKRYFSDNILSQVTPDCFNVVQVETSSNKLNEIDIEDQTVYEEENTNLTVGIRVRPLNTKELNDSKITSVIQVYGQNVIVNCESVQHTFTYDHCFMSHVDISQPDCANQEIVFKNMVLPLVQNAFEGYNVCLFAYGQTGSGKSYSMMGQESIQINASSFDEAIGIIPRFCQEIFARISNNMNIKTTIEISYFEIYNEKIHDLLTNVNNGVKRAPLKVREHPVFGPYIVDLSQHCVQNYKDLQTWLKVGNSQRATAATGMNEKSSRSHSIFSIILTQTQINNQLDNGSIDASRRSKINLVDLAGSERLSQTCASGDRLKEGVSINKSLLTLGKVIASLAENTNNRKRGFVPYRESVLTWLLKESLGGNSRTAMLGTISPANIHVEETLATLRYACQARAIVNRVRINEDPHEKLIRELKAEVLRLRGVREGYEKQLGIFPRRLLDSVELVNQTNDEIKQKQEEINKLKDQLKKTEEQLATTQITIENNNGKLILSSEMEGDTFVNGQVVTGKVILKHGDRLVIGGNHYFKVSNPNDKHGNIQISAQAVDYEFAHQEILKVQEEKLRAELEESKQKAIKELENAKREIEMQLGTQKLSYERKIEILDSTVQEQKLALEQIHQKKKELELEKELLANEIEANNRLKQIQFDQSKVNITPYKSNFLQELESILNERTANVEFALKMKASEEAISDGGISLHEMQILVREATERCKEVGINYDFDQQQTIINKSLKPIIRIRNKDSMKETFWQPMQFLDWVHHLRDYDIEDSIKELCTSEETWEPYENTETFEDSLNNSRISINMTPVKKHLNESLQLSLDTSVSGTTLNNQTFDISKDQETINTCLLQIEFAIKTIRKLCSKNNEIQSIPESLSNMESIICNLRETLKIANINECINENVISVQNFNGSTIENSDINLTISSLNCNIKSVSPTKSTLRNNDKGFVCDKKSVRFTDKLKEELT; from the exons ATGTCacataatactttaaaatctATGAAACATGGATTTTATAATGCCATTTTTTCAAGTTCGcctattaatttcgataaagaaaatattaattatttaaatgagaa GGAAGAAACATGTTCTGATACACTTGATACACCTCAAAAAAGAAGTCAAgatcataatgaaaataaatgttcaaaatttgaaaaacataaaGTATTACTTGAcaatgatattgaaaattcaaaaataacaagTACGCCTTGTACTATAAATCTCATTCGTTCAAAGTCTacaaatatacttaaaaaaaaacaaactttattctctgaaaatgaaacatctgattcaaaatgtaaaatttctacaaaagCATGCACAACttcattgaatgaaaaaattttaactactATGCACTCTTATACTcctaaacaatataaaattcacaCTGCTATaagtaattcaaaaataaatacctTATCTTCAAATAAAACACCTATAAAACGTTATTTtagtgataatattttatcacaagTTACTCCTGATTGTTTTAATGTTGTTCAAGTTGAAACatcatctaataaattaaatgaaattgatattgaagATCAAACAGtatatgaagaagaaaatactaATTTAACTGTAGGAATACGTGTTAGACCTTTAAATACAAA agaattaaatgattcaaaaattacatCAGTTATACAAGTATATGGTCAAAATGTTATTGTTAATTGTGAATCTGTTCAACATACTTTTACATATGATCATTGCTTTATGTCACATGTGGATATATCACAACCTGATTGTGCTAATcaagaaattgtttttaaaaatatggttCTACCATTAGTACAAAATGCTTTTGAAGGATATAATGTTTGTTTGTTTGCTTATGGACAAACTGGTTCTGGTAAAAGTTATAGCATGATGGGTCAAGAATCTATTCAAATTAATGCATCATCATTTGATGAAGCAATTGGTATTATTCCAAGATTTTGtcaagaaatatttgcaagaatatctaataatatgaaCATTAAAACTACAATAGAAATtagttattttgaaatttataatgagaAAATACATGATCTTTTAACAAATGTTAACAATGGAGTAAAAAGAGCTCCTCTTAAAGTTAGAGAACATCCTGTATTTGGTCCATATATTGTTGATTTAAGTCAACATTGTGTACAAAACTATAAAGATTtacaa acttGGCTGAAAGTGGGTAATTCACAAAGAGCTACAGCAGCAACtggaatgaatgaaaaaagttcGAGATCACATAGtatatttagtattatattaacacaaactcaaataaataatcaattagatAATGGATCCATAGATGCTAGTCGtcgaagtaaaattaatttagtagATTTAGCAGGAAGTGAAAGATTAAGTCAAACTTGTGCAAGTGGTGATAGATTAaag GAAGgtgtatcaattaataaatcattattaacttTGGGAAAAGTGATTGCATCTTTAGctgaaaatacaaataatcgtAAACGAGGTTTTGTTCCATATCGTGAATCTGTTCTTACATGGTTATTAAAG GAAAGTCTCGGAGGAAATTCAAGAACAGCAATGCTTGGAACAATATCACCAGCTAATATACATGTAGAAGAGACGCTTGCAACACTTCGATATGCTTGTCAAGCTCGAGCTATTGTTAATCGCGTTCGAATTAATGAAGATccacatgaaaaattaattcg AGAATTAAAAGCAGAAGTGTTGCGATTACGCGGCGTACGCGAAGGATACGAAAAACAACTTGGAATATTTCCACGTCGTCTTCTCGATTCTGTTGAATTGGTTAATCAAACTAACgatgaaattaaacaaaaacaagaagaaattaataaactgaAAGATCAATTAAAGAAGACTGAAGAACAACTTGCAACTACCCAAAT TACTATTGAAAACAATAATGGAAAACTTATATTATCTTCAGAAATGGAAGGAGATACATTTGTGAATGGGcag gTCGTAACTggcaaagttattttaaaacacgGTGATCGATTAGTAATTGGCggtaatcattattttaaagtttcaaatCCGAATGATAAACATggtaatatacaaatttcagCGCAAGCTGTAGATTATGAATTTGCTCATCAAGAAATTCTTAAAGTGCAGgaagaaaa attaagAGCAGAATTGGAAGAAAGCAAACAGAAAGcaataaaagaattagaaaatgcAAAACGAGAAATTGAAATGCAATTGGGAACCCAAAAATTGTCATACGaacgtaaaattgaaattcttgatTCTACAGTTCAAGAGCAGAAACTTGCATTAGAacaaattcatcaaaaaaaaaaagaattagaattagaaaaagaattacttgcaaatgaaattgaagcaaataatagattaaaacaaatacaatttgatcaaagtaaagttaatattacgccatataaatctaattttttacaagaattggaaagtattttaaatgaaagaacaGCAAATGTCGAATTCGCTCTTAAGATGAAAGCTAGCGAAGAAGCAATAAGTGATGGTGGTATTAGTTTACatgaaatgcaaatattaGTAAGAGAAGCTACTGAACGATGTAAAGAAGTTGGTATTAATTAT GATTTTGATCAACAGCaaacaattatcaataaaagtcTGAAACCAATAATTCGTATACGTAACAAAGATAGTATGAAAGAAACATTCTGGCAACCAATGCAATTTTTAGACTGGGTTCATCATTTACGAGATTATGACATAGAAGATTCGATTAAGGAACTATGTACATCAGAAGAAACTTGGGAACCTTATGAAAATACAGAAACTTTTGAAGATTCTTTGAATAATAGTCggatttcaataaatatgacTCCTGTAAAAAAGCATTTAAATGAGAGTTTACAACTTTCATTAGATACGTCCGTATCAGGAActacattaaataatcaaacatttgatatttcaaaagatcAAGAAACTATAAATACATGTCTCCTCCAAATAGAATTTGCTATAAAAACTATACGTAAATTATGtagtaaaaataacgaaattcaATCGATTCCGGAATCTCTTAGTAATATGGAAAGTATCATTTGTAATTTGcgtgaaactttaaaaatagcaAACATAAATGAATGTATcaatgaaaatgtaatttctgTTCAGAATTTTAATGGTAGCACAATTGAAAATTCTGACATAAATTTGACAATTTCTAGTCTCAATTGCAACATAAAATCTGTTTCACCAACAAAATCTACTTTACGTAATAATGATAAAGGTTTTGTGTGTGACAAGAAAAGTGTAAGATTTacagataaattaaaagaagaattaacttag
- the LOC108001161 gene encoding kinesin-like protein KIF14 isoform X1 — translation MSHNTLKSMKHGFYNAIFSSSPINFDKENINYLNEKEETCSDTLDTPQKRSQDHNENKCSKFEKHKVLLDNDIENSKITSTPCTINLIRSKSTNILKKKQTLFSENETSDSKCKISTKACTTSLNEKILTTMHSYTPKQYKIHTAISNSKINTLSSNKTPIKRYFSDNILSQVTPDCFNVVQVETSSNKLNEIDIEDQTVYEEENTNLTVGIRVRPLNTKELNDSKITSVIQVYGQNVIVNCESVQHTFTYDHCFMSHVDISQPDCANQEIVFKNMVLPLVQNAFEGYNVCLFAYGQTGSGKSYSMMGQESIQINASSFDEAIGIIPRFCQEIFARISNNMNIKTTIEISYFEIYNEKIHDLLTNVNNGVKRAPLKVREHPVFGPYIVDLSQHCVQNYKDLQTWLKVGNSQRATAATGMNEKSSRSHSIFSIILTQTQINNQLDNGSIDASRRSKINLVDLAGSERLSQTCASGDRLKEGVSINKSLLTLGKVIASLAENTNNRKRGFVPYRESVLTWLLKESLGGNSRTAMLGTISPANIHVEETLATLRYACQARAIVNRVRINEDPHEKLIRELKAEVLRLRGVREGYEKQLGIFPRRLLDSVELVNQTNDEIKQKQEEINKLKDQLKKTEEQLATTQMIWQTKLRDTEEKKNSEIKYLRRCGIAIELDFYEKDKQPCLINLAADPMLSGILLYFIPPGLVRIGKNSDCENSSENLDIMLDGPLVRPLHCTIENNNGKLILSSEMEGDTFVNGQVVTGKVILKHGDRLVIGGNHYFKVSNPNDKHGNIQISAQAVDYEFAHQEILKVQEEKLRAELEESKQKAIKELENAKREIEMQLGTQKLSYERKIEILDSTVQEQKLALEQIHQKKKELELEKELLANEIEANNRLKQIQFDQSKVNITPYKSNFLQELESILNERTANVEFALKMKASEEAISDGGISLHEMQILVREATERCKEVGINYDFDQQQTIINKSLKPIIRIRNKDSMKETFWQPMQFLDWVHHLRDYDIEDSIKELCTSEETWEPYENTETFEDSLNNSRISINMTPVKKHLNESLQLSLDTSVSGTTLNNQTFDISKDQETINTCLLQIEFAIKTIRKLCSKNNEIQSIPESLSNMESIICNLRETLKIANINECINENVISVQNFNGSTIENSDINLTISSLNCNIKSVSPTKSTLRNNDKGFVCDKKSVRFTDKLKEELT, via the exons ATGTCacataatactttaaaatctATGAAACATGGATTTTATAATGCCATTTTTTCAAGTTCGcctattaatttcgataaagaaaatattaattatttaaatgagaa GGAAGAAACATGTTCTGATACACTTGATACACCTCAAAAAAGAAGTCAAgatcataatgaaaataaatgttcaaaatttgaaaaacataaaGTATTACTTGAcaatgatattgaaaattcaaaaataacaagTACGCCTTGTACTATAAATCTCATTCGTTCAAAGTCTacaaatatacttaaaaaaaaacaaactttattctctgaaaatgaaacatctgattcaaaatgtaaaatttctacaaaagCATGCACAACttcattgaatgaaaaaattttaactactATGCACTCTTATACTcctaaacaatataaaattcacaCTGCTATaagtaattcaaaaataaatacctTATCTTCAAATAAAACACCTATAAAACGTTATTTtagtgataatattttatcacaagTTACTCCTGATTGTTTTAATGTTGTTCAAGTTGAAACatcatctaataaattaaatgaaattgatattgaagATCAAACAGtatatgaagaagaaaatactaATTTAACTGTAGGAATACGTGTTAGACCTTTAAATACAAA agaattaaatgattcaaaaattacatCAGTTATACAAGTATATGGTCAAAATGTTATTGTTAATTGTGAATCTGTTCAACATACTTTTACATATGATCATTGCTTTATGTCACATGTGGATATATCACAACCTGATTGTGCTAATcaagaaattgtttttaaaaatatggttCTACCATTAGTACAAAATGCTTTTGAAGGATATAATGTTTGTTTGTTTGCTTATGGACAAACTGGTTCTGGTAAAAGTTATAGCATGATGGGTCAAGAATCTATTCAAATTAATGCATCATCATTTGATGAAGCAATTGGTATTATTCCAAGATTTTGtcaagaaatatttgcaagaatatctaataatatgaaCATTAAAACTACAATAGAAATtagttattttgaaatttataatgagaAAATACATGATCTTTTAACAAATGTTAACAATGGAGTAAAAAGAGCTCCTCTTAAAGTTAGAGAACATCCTGTATTTGGTCCATATATTGTTGATTTAAGTCAACATTGTGTACAAAACTATAAAGATTtacaa acttGGCTGAAAGTGGGTAATTCACAAAGAGCTACAGCAGCAACtggaatgaatgaaaaaagttcGAGATCACATAGtatatttagtattatattaacacaaactcaaataaataatcaattagatAATGGATCCATAGATGCTAGTCGtcgaagtaaaattaatttagtagATTTAGCAGGAAGTGAAAGATTAAGTCAAACTTGTGCAAGTGGTGATAGATTAaag GAAGgtgtatcaattaataaatcattattaacttTGGGAAAAGTGATTGCATCTTTAGctgaaaatacaaataatcgtAAACGAGGTTTTGTTCCATATCGTGAATCTGTTCTTACATGGTTATTAAAG GAAAGTCTCGGAGGAAATTCAAGAACAGCAATGCTTGGAACAATATCACCAGCTAATATACATGTAGAAGAGACGCTTGCAACACTTCGATATGCTTGTCAAGCTCGAGCTATTGTTAATCGCGTTCGAATTAATGAAGATccacatgaaaaattaattcg AGAATTAAAAGCAGAAGTGTTGCGATTACGCGGCGTACGCGAAGGATACGAAAAACAACTTGGAATATTTCCACGTCGTCTTCTCGATTCTGTTGAATTGGTTAATCAAACTAACgatgaaattaaacaaaaacaagaagaaattaataaactgaAAGATCAATTAAAGAAGACTGAAGAACAACTTGCAACTACCCAAAT GATTTGGCAAACAAAATTACGAGATactgaggaaaaaaaaaattcagaaataaaatatttacgtcGCTGTGGTATTGCTATTGAGctcgatttttatgaaaaggaTAAACAGCCTTGTCTTATAAATCTCGCGGCCGATCCTATGTTGTCTGGTATACTTTTGTATTTCATTCCTCCGGGATTGGTTCgcattggaaaaaattctgattGTGAGAATTCTTCAGAAAATTTGGATATCATGTTGGATGGACCTCTGGTTAGGCCTTTACACTG TACTATTGAAAACAATAATGGAAAACTTATATTATCTTCAGAAATGGAAGGAGATACATTTGTGAATGGGcag gTCGTAACTggcaaagttattttaaaacacgGTGATCGATTAGTAATTGGCggtaatcattattttaaagtttcaaatCCGAATGATAAACATggtaatatacaaatttcagCGCAAGCTGTAGATTATGAATTTGCTCATCAAGAAATTCTTAAAGTGCAGgaagaaaa attaagAGCAGAATTGGAAGAAAGCAAACAGAAAGcaataaaagaattagaaaatgcAAAACGAGAAATTGAAATGCAATTGGGAACCCAAAAATTGTCATACGaacgtaaaattgaaattcttgatTCTACAGTTCAAGAGCAGAAACTTGCATTAGAacaaattcatcaaaaaaaaaaagaattagaattagaaaaagaattacttgcaaatgaaattgaagcaaataatagattaaaacaaatacaatttgatcaaagtaaagttaatattacgccatataaatctaattttttacaagaattggaaagtattttaaatgaaagaacaGCAAATGTCGAATTCGCTCTTAAGATGAAAGCTAGCGAAGAAGCAATAAGTGATGGTGGTATTAGTTTACatgaaatgcaaatattaGTAAGAGAAGCTACTGAACGATGTAAAGAAGTTGGTATTAATTAT GATTTTGATCAACAGCaaacaattatcaataaaagtcTGAAACCAATAATTCGTATACGTAACAAAGATAGTATGAAAGAAACATTCTGGCAACCAATGCAATTTTTAGACTGGGTTCATCATTTACGAGATTATGACATAGAAGATTCGATTAAGGAACTATGTACATCAGAAGAAACTTGGGAACCTTATGAAAATACAGAAACTTTTGAAGATTCTTTGAATAATAGTCggatttcaataaatatgacTCCTGTAAAAAAGCATTTAAATGAGAGTTTACAACTTTCATTAGATACGTCCGTATCAGGAActacattaaataatcaaacatttgatatttcaaaagatcAAGAAACTATAAATACATGTCTCCTCCAAATAGAATTTGCTATAAAAACTATACGTAAATTATGtagtaaaaataacgaaattcaATCGATTCCGGAATCTCTTAGTAATATGGAAAGTATCATTTGTAATTTGcgtgaaactttaaaaatagcaAACATAAATGAATGTATcaatgaaaatgtaatttctgTTCAGAATTTTAATGGTAGCACAATTGAAAATTCTGACATAAATTTGACAATTTCTAGTCTCAATTGCAACATAAAATCTGTTTCACCAACAAAATCTACTTTACGTAATAATGATAAAGGTTTTGTGTGTGACAAGAAAAGTGTAAGATTTacagataaattaaaagaagaattaacttag
- the LOC108001163 gene encoding uncharacterized protein LOC108001163: protein MDLVYVPEVLTYGFLRTPQYRDYEQPWNKDYFNSGKSTQIYSQRELQHHEQKTFSKENCYLCRENKRRILATYIKGKLRRNSCQEIHEEEEEHDNTSIKEMNIDNKMKKTSKSNEC, encoded by the exons ATGGATTTAGTCTATGTTCCTGAAGTCTTGACTTACGGTTTTTTAAGGACTCCTCAATACCGAGACTATGAGCAACCGtggaataaagattattttaatagtg GAAAATCAACACAAATTTATTCTCAACGTGAATTGCAACATCACGAACAGAAgacattttcaaaagaaaattgttatttatgtcgagaaaataaaagaagaatcctAGCTACTTACATAAAGGGAAAATTGCGAAGAAATTCTTGTCAAGAAATtcatgaagaagaagaagaacatgATAACACAAgcataaaagaaatgaacattgataataaaatgaaaaaaacttcaaaaagCAATGAATGTTAA
- the LOC108001167 gene encoding tetratricopeptide repeat protein 19 homolog, mitochondrial, with the protein MVRRKIIINVFKYVEIITKSNYVFANVCLLHQRKNMFMTYLQQVNKIKRNYNTYQWKNTSQTKFFIVSGSFLFNLFKPKEEKDDIEELKMTIKRSILLIQKQEFLKAEQMLHVALNQAQILQHYDGITYVYDVMANLAYEINDFKKAENLFISVLKRLIAKGIPQDDLAVIHISLKIADIYDKIGDKQKAENGYKFCLQHLQNHLIKDNQNQDILQLLGLTLEKYASMLFSQSQYANAFEYFTQAYDISIKINGEKNEQTVILLNNLGSVCYMLEKYDQTIQYLSKAAELGKKLPDMIELGSVYVNLGNTFIAKGLYEEAKKSCNEGEYLAKARNDNETIIEAKKCFEQLKSLIS; encoded by the exons aTGGTtcgacgaaaaataattataaatgtattcaaatatgttgaaataattacaaagtCTAATTATGTTTTTGCTAATGTGTGTTTATTacatcaaagaaaaaatatgtttatgacATATTTGCaacaagttaataaaataaaaagaaattataatacttatcAGTGGAAAAATACATCacaaactaaattttttattgtatcaggtagttttttatttaatttatttaaacctaaagaagaaaaagatgatattgaagaattaaaaatgacaattaaacgatcaattttattaattcag aaacaaGAATTTCTAAAAGCAGAACAAATGCTACATGTTGCTTTAAATCAAGCACAAATTTTACAACATTATGATGGTATAACTTATGTATATGATGTAATGGCAAATTTAGCATATgagataaatgattttaaaaaagcagaaaatttatttatatcagttttaaaaagattaatagcTAAAGGAATTCCACAAGATGATTTAGCAGTCATTCATATTAGTCTTAAAATTGCTGATATTTATGATAAGATAGGAGATAAACA aaaagcagaaaatggatataaattttgtttacaacATTTACAAAATCATTTGATTAAAGACAATCAAAATCAAGATATATTACAATTGTTAGGTTTGACATTGGAAAAGTATGCATCTATGCTTTTTTCACAATCACAATATGCTAATGCTTTTGAATACTTTACTCAAGCTTatgatatatctataaaaataaatggtgaaaaaaatgaacaaactgttattttattgaataatttaggAAGCGTTTGTTATatgttagaaaaatatgatcaaactattcaatatttatctaaagCTGCAGAACTAG gaaaaaaattaccaGATATGATTGAATTAGGTTCTGTTTATGTCAATTTGGGAAATACATTTATTGCAAAAGGACTTTATgaagaagcaaaaaaaagTTGTAATGAAGGAGAATATTTAGCAAAAGCTAGAAATGATAATGAAACTATAATAGAAgctaaaaaatgttttgaacaattaaaaagtttaatatcttaa